One genomic region from Pempheris klunzingeri isolate RE-2024b chromosome 4, fPemKlu1.hap1, whole genome shotgun sequence encodes:
- the LOC139200255 gene encoding galectin-4-like, which translates to MFVAPPGYQPVYGPRIPYLGPIYGGLREGVSIYIQGSIPEDITRFFINLLCEESESSDIALHMNPRFDGWDKVVFNSCQDGSWESEEKIRDMPFSKGQAFEMVIMVTSQGYQVRVNGNDFYTFQHRLPVERVRAMQIAGDVSIQTINVIGGGGMGGGMGGGMGGGYPGGGMGGGYPGGMGGGMGGGMGCGYPGGDMGGEHPGGMGGGMGGGFPGSNLPGMGGQPVYNPPVPYSNMIPGGMFPKRTIILRGMVPYGAERMAINFMGSRTRDIAFHMNPRVREGIVVRNSMIGGNWGQEERELGMSPFMEGQYFDMSIRCGNQRFKVFVNGQHLFDFFHRLQSFNEIDMLEIDGDVQISYIHF; encoded by the exons ATGTTTGTTGCTCCTCCTGGATATCAGCCAGTCTACGGACCG agaATTCCCTACCTGGGGCCCATTTATGGAGGCCTGAGGGAGGGGGTGTCCATCTACATCCAGGGGTCCATTCCCGAGGACATTACCAG GTTCTTCATCAACCTGCTCTGCGAAGAGTCTGAGTCCAGCGACATCGCCCTCCACATGAACCCCCGATTCGACGGCTGGGACAAGGTGGTCTTCAACTCTTGTCAGGATGGATCCTGGGAGTCAGAGGAGAAGATTCGAGATATGCCCTTCAGCAAAGGCCAGGCCTTTGAAATGGTCATCATGGTCACTTCACAAGGCTACCAG GTCAGAGTCAATGGGAATGACTTCTACACCTTCCAACACCGTCTCCCTGTGGAGAGAGTTCGTGCAATGCAGATCGCAGGAGATGTTTCCATCCAGACCATTAATGTCATAGGG GGTGGAGGAATGGGAGGAGGCATGGGAGGAGGCATGGGA GGAGGATACCCAGGAGGTGGCATGGGG GGAGGATACCCAGGTGGCATGGGAGGAGGAATGGGAGGAGGAATGGGA TGTGGATATCCAGGAGGTGACATGGGG ggTGAACATCCAGGTGGCATGGGAGGTGGGATGGGG ggAGGATTCCCAGGATCAAACCTGCCG GGCATGGGTGGACAGCCGGTCTACAACCCT cCTGTGCCGTACTCCAACATGATCCCAGGAGGGATGTTCCCTAAGAGGACCATCATCCTCAGGGGCATGGTGCCCTATGGAGCCGAGAG aatGGCCATCAACTTCATGGGGAGCAGAACTCGAGACATCGCCTTCCACATGAACCCCAGGGTGAGGGAGGGGATTGTGGTGAGAAACAGCATGATTGGAGGTAACTgggggcaggaggagagagagctcGGCATGAGCCCCTTCATGGAGGGACAGTACTTTGAT aTGTCAATTCGCTGCGGGAACCAGAGGTTTAAGGTGTTTGTGAACGGGCAGCACTTGTTTGACTTCTTCCACCGCCTGCAGTCCTTCAATGAGATCGACATGCTGGAGATAGACGGCGACGTGCAGATCTCCTACATCCACTTCTGA